Proteins encoded together in one Ferroglobus placidus DSM 10642 window:
- a CDS encoding rhomboid family intramembrane serine protease, with amino-acid sequence MKCDICGKEEVLPYRCSYCGGTFCSDHRLPEKHFCEGIYDIPVKVKKDWEIGRKEEKEVLIQKPKISLSQYGYNNIFLGIITLMFFLSLVFPQIMNFLALYPNKFYFMPWQLVTSIFLHGSFDHYLVNAIVLLFFGGELERRLGSKRYLEIFFLSGIVGNIFYILFSFATNNFAPAVGASGALYGIMGALALIAPEIRVLLFFVIPVDIKTAILLFAAYNILMLPFTAFTGVAYIAHLGGLLVGLYYGKKYSIYRRFRLL; translated from the coding sequence GTGAAATGCGATATCTGCGGAAAGGAAGAGGTTCTCCCGTATAGATGCAGCTACTGCGGAGGAACGTTCTGCTCAGATCACAGGCTTCCGGAAAAACACTTCTGCGAAGGGATTTACGACATTCCGGTGAAGGTTAAAAAGGACTGGGAGATTGGTAGGAAAGAAGAGAAGGAAGTTTTAATTCAAAAGCCGAAAATTTCGCTTTCCCAGTACGGATACAACAACATCTTTCTCGGGATAATCACTTTAATGTTCTTTCTCTCCCTCGTATTTCCACAGATAATGAATTTTCTCGCTTTGTATCCGAATAAGTTCTACTTCATGCCCTGGCAGCTCGTTACGAGCATTTTCCTACACGGAAGTTTCGACCACTATCTTGTTAACGCGATAGTCCTTCTCTTCTTCGGAGGGGAGCTCGAAAGGAGACTCGGATCGAAGAGATACTTGGAGATATTCTTCCTTTCCGGAATCGTAGGAAACATCTTCTACATCCTCTTCTCCTTCGCAACGAACAACTTCGCTCCGGCAGTTGGAGCTTCTGGAGCCCTTTACGGGATCATGGGTGCTCTGGCTTTAATTGCTCCGGAAATAAGAGTTCTCCTCTTCTTCGTGATTCCCGTTGACATAAAAACAGCCATACTGCTGTTCGCAGCTTACAACATCCTGATGCTTCCGTTCACAGCCTTTACCGGAGTGGCTTACATAGCTCACTTGGGAGGGTTGCTCGTAGGACTTTACTACGGTAAAAAGTACTCGATTTACAGGAGGTTCAGACTGCTATGA
- a CDS encoding type II/IV secretion system ATPase subunit → MKLNLKVKLKREESERERMKNFKEFTEVIKEKAEIPEGYEIVEDYEVLGDFEFSVVFILKRDHDYFYHAVEPILEEDYEKYREEIIKRVEYALPYYADFKDKAKTILSSYDRLLEALNLDPDDYHYYALLYYLLRDTILFGPITPLMKDRLLEDISCNGYGKPIYVYHRNYQNLRTNVVFSEDELDSFIIKLAQQCGKHISIAEPMLDATLPDGSRIQMTLGREVTDHGSTFTIRKFRDVPLTPIDLIAWKTFSLEEMAYLWLCIENKKNLIFAGGTASGKTTSMNAISLFIPKNAKIVSIEDTREVMLPHENWIPAVTREGVGGKEIDMYELLRAALRQRPEYIIVGEVRGKEALTLFQAMSTGHTTYSTLHADSVNGVIHRLENPPINVPRSMIEALDIISIQAQVYLGNKRVRRNLEIAEIVGMDPHTKIIKTTTVFAWDSEKDEHLMIGSSKVLEEIRKMRAWSRKELEEELETRKKVLKWMLDNNIRDYKEVAKIIHSYQSDKDRLLEMIS, encoded by the coding sequence ATGAAACTGAATCTTAAAGTTAAGCTGAAAAGAGAAGAGAGCGAAAGAGAAAGAATGAAAAATTTCAAGGAATTTACGGAAGTCATAAAAGAGAAGGCTGAGATTCCAGAGGGTTACGAAATTGTAGAAGATTACGAAGTTCTCGGAGACTTCGAGTTTTCGGTAGTTTTCATTTTAAAGAGAGATCACGACTATTTTTACCACGCTGTCGAGCCGATTCTCGAGGAAGATTACGAGAAGTACAGAGAGGAGATAATTAAGAGGGTCGAGTACGCACTTCCTTACTATGCGGATTTTAAGGATAAGGCAAAAACGATACTTTCGAGCTACGACAGGCTTCTCGAAGCTTTAAACCTCGATCCAGACGACTACCACTACTACGCTCTCCTCTACTATTTGCTAAGAGACACGATCCTCTTCGGACCAATCACTCCTCTTATGAAGGATCGTCTGCTTGAGGATATAAGCTGTAACGGGTACGGCAAGCCTATTTACGTTTATCACCGCAACTATCAGAACTTGCGGACGAACGTTGTTTTTTCCGAGGACGAGCTCGACAGCTTCATAATCAAGCTTGCCCAGCAGTGCGGGAAGCACATAAGCATAGCTGAGCCTATGCTCGACGCTACTCTTCCGGACGGAAGCAGAATTCAGATGACTCTGGGGAGAGAAGTAACTGACCACGGCTCGACCTTCACGATAAGAAAATTCAGAGACGTTCCTCTTACTCCTATAGACCTAATAGCTTGGAAAACGTTCAGCTTGGAGGAAATGGCTTACCTCTGGCTGTGCATAGAAAACAAAAAGAACTTGATATTCGCAGGAGGAACTGCAAGCGGTAAAACGACGAGCATGAACGCAATAAGCCTATTCATTCCGAAGAACGCTAAAATCGTGAGCATAGAAGATACGAGAGAAGTAATGCTCCCCCACGAAAACTGGATTCCGGCTGTGACGAGAGAAGGTGTCGGAGGGAAAGAGATTGACATGTACGAGCTGCTCAGAGCAGCTCTGAGACAGAGACCGGAGTACATAATAGTCGGAGAAGTCAGAGGTAAGGAAGCTCTAACTCTGTTCCAGGCTATGTCAACCGGACACACAACTTACTCGACTTTGCATGCGGACAGCGTGAACGGAGTAATTCATCGATTGGAGAACCCGCCGATAAACGTGCCGAGGAGCATGATAGAGGCTCTCGACATAATAAGCATACAAGCTCAAGTTTACCTCGGAAATAAAAGAGTGAGAAGAAATTTGGAAATAGCAGAAATAGTGGGAATGGACCCCCACACAAAGATAATAAAGACTACAACAGTCTTCGCTTGGGACAGCGAAAAAGACGAACACTTAATGATAGGCTCCTCAAAAGTTCTCGAAGAAATAAGAAAAATGAGAGCTTGGAGCAGAAAAGAACTGGAAGAAGAACTCGAAACAAGAAAAAAAGTCCTGAAGTGGATGCTCGATAACAATATCAGAGACTACAAAGAAGTAGCTAAAATAATTCACTCGTATCAGAGCGATAAGGATAGACTGCTCGAAATGATCTCATGA
- the rgy gene encoding reverse gyrase codes for MIPVKYANLCSVCHKDVTWEELEKSYCRFKKLPQCSSFLDKIYKEFEEFFKKIIGEPRSIQKFWAKRVLSFESFAAVAPTGIGKTSFGSAMALFLALKKRKSYIILPTTLLVAQVVENLKKYCEKAGIDCGLNEEKEVTIAYYHGKLKEKDKFFEILEKNSFDILVTTTQFLPRYFEKLNGKIFNFIFVDDVDAVLKASRNVDRILKLLGFRYKNGKWEGKPKGVLMVSTATAKKGQKVKLFRELLNFDVGTSTHAVRNIDDVYVERADVEAVKEILRKMGSGGLIYARSSEEAEELYNSLKDEFKVGLVTAQRKKDFVLFERGEIDYLIGTAYYYGTLVRGLDLPERIRFAVFFKAPVFRVRIEDIDTISPGMVRVIALIFKEDERVKKFIPYLPKITEGTKEFEELKSILKKVIAERKKEVKDFVLREGEVIFPDVRTYIQGSGRTSRLFAGGITKGASFLLEDDEDVLKAFVERARYFDIEFKKIDEVDFESLIREINESREKFRRRAEFKDVIKPTLFIVESPTKARQISRFFGQPSVKVIGDENDVHVVAYEVPTPERILIVTASLGHVTDLITNRAFHGVEVNGIFVPIYASIKRCRDCGYQFTEERENCPKCESSNIDDSKKRIEALRRLAKETGEVIIGTDPDSEGEKIAWDIKNLLSGCATIKRAEFHEVTRRAVTEALANLRDVDENLVKAQIVRRVEDRWIGFILSQKLWEVFKNRNLSAGRAQTPVLGWIIQRAEENKKKKTVAFVKELGLSLEGIAKKELELEIELIEKKEEERTPLPPYTTDSMLRDANAILKMSAKDAMQIAQELFEHGLITYHRTDSTRVSEVGLRIAKEYLGEYFTPREWFAEGAHECIRPTRAIDRDTLQRLISEGIIVVENFTWRHFALYDLIFRRFMASQCKPYKVVVAKYRIKADGKEFEEERIIKAEGRAYELYKSVWVRNELPTGKIKVEAEIRRVPAAPLYTQSDVVALMKERRIGRPSTYATIVDKLFQRNYIIEKGGKLVPTKLGYSVYEYLINNYRSFVSEERTRLLEEMMDKVERGEADYFETLKEMYNEVKQI; via the coding sequence ATGATTCCCGTCAAATACGCGAATCTTTGCTCCGTATGCCACAAAGACGTAACATGGGAGGAGCTTGAAAAGAGTTACTGCAGATTCAAAAAGCTTCCTCAATGCTCCTCGTTCCTCGACAAGATCTATAAGGAGTTCGAAGAGTTTTTCAAAAAAATTATTGGGGAGCCGAGGTCCATACAGAAATTCTGGGCGAAAAGAGTACTTAGCTTTGAGAGTTTCGCAGCTGTAGCTCCGACTGGAATAGGAAAAACATCCTTCGGCAGCGCCATGGCTTTATTCCTCGCGTTAAAGAAGAGAAAGAGTTACATAATCCTGCCTACAACTCTTTTGGTCGCGCAGGTCGTCGAAAATTTGAAAAAATACTGCGAAAAAGCCGGAATTGACTGCGGTTTGAACGAGGAGAAAGAAGTTACTATAGCTTACTATCACGGGAAGCTGAAAGAGAAGGATAAGTTCTTCGAAATTCTTGAAAAGAACTCCTTCGACATTCTCGTCACCACAACTCAATTCCTCCCGAGGTATTTCGAAAAGCTAAACGGAAAAATTTTCAACTTCATCTTCGTGGATGACGTTGATGCGGTTTTAAAAGCTTCGAGAAACGTTGACAGAATTCTGAAACTTCTCGGCTTCAGATACAAAAATGGGAAATGGGAAGGAAAGCCGAAGGGAGTTTTAATGGTATCCACGGCAACGGCTAAGAAGGGGCAAAAGGTGAAGCTGTTCAGAGAACTCCTCAACTTCGACGTCGGAACATCTACGCATGCCGTGAGAAACATAGATGACGTTTACGTCGAAAGAGCTGACGTTGAGGCGGTAAAAGAGATACTGAGAAAGATGGGAAGTGGAGGATTAATATACGCGAGAAGTAGCGAGGAGGCTGAAGAGCTCTACAACTCGCTAAAGGATGAGTTCAAAGTTGGATTGGTCACAGCCCAAAGAAAGAAGGACTTCGTTCTCTTCGAGAGAGGCGAAATAGACTATTTAATAGGGACTGCTTATTACTACGGAACTCTCGTCAGAGGTCTCGATCTCCCCGAAAGGATTAGGTTTGCGGTGTTCTTCAAAGCTCCGGTGTTCAGAGTTAGAATAGAGGACATAGACACGATCTCTCCGGGAATGGTGAGGGTAATTGCTCTAATATTCAAGGAGGACGAGAGGGTAAAGAAGTTTATTCCCTACCTTCCCAAAATAACGGAGGGCACGAAGGAATTTGAAGAGCTTAAAAGCATTTTAAAGAAAGTTATAGCCGAGAGGAAGAAGGAAGTTAAGGACTTCGTTCTCAGAGAGGGAGAGGTAATATTTCCGGACGTGAGAACTTACATCCAAGGCTCCGGAAGGACTTCGAGGCTTTTTGCCGGGGGAATAACGAAAGGAGCTAGTTTCCTCCTTGAAGATGACGAGGACGTTCTCAAAGCTTTCGTAGAGAGAGCGAGATACTTCGACATAGAATTCAAGAAAATAGACGAAGTCGACTTCGAAAGCCTGATAAGAGAGATAAACGAGAGCAGAGAAAAGTTCAGGAGGAGAGCAGAGTTCAAAGACGTTATAAAGCCGACTCTGTTCATAGTCGAAAGTCCGACCAAAGCGAGGCAAATTTCGAGATTTTTCGGACAGCCGAGCGTTAAAGTTATTGGAGATGAAAACGACGTTCACGTCGTAGCCTACGAAGTTCCAACGCCGGAGAGAATCCTTATAGTCACCGCAAGCCTCGGACACGTTACAGATTTAATAACGAACAGAGCATTCCACGGTGTTGAAGTTAACGGAATTTTCGTCCCGATTTACGCTTCGATAAAGAGGTGCAGAGACTGCGGCTATCAGTTTACGGAGGAGAGGGAAAACTGCCCGAAGTGCGAAAGCTCCAACATCGACGACTCGAAGAAGAGAATAGAAGCTTTGAGAAGGCTTGCGAAAGAGACGGGAGAGGTAATAATAGGCACGGATCCGGATTCAGAAGGAGAGAAAATCGCCTGGGACATAAAGAACCTGCTCTCCGGCTGTGCTACGATAAAAAGAGCAGAATTTCACGAAGTTACGAGAAGAGCCGTAACCGAAGCTTTAGCAAATCTTAGAGACGTCGACGAAAATCTCGTGAAAGCTCAGATAGTCAGGAGAGTCGAGGACAGGTGGATAGGGTTCATTCTGAGTCAAAAGCTGTGGGAGGTTTTCAAGAACAGAAACTTATCAGCGGGAAGAGCTCAAACTCCCGTTTTAGGATGGATAATCCAGAGAGCCGAGGAGAACAAGAAAAAGAAGACGGTAGCTTTTGTAAAAGAACTCGGACTAAGCTTGGAGGGAATAGCGAAGAAAGAGCTTGAACTTGAAATAGAGCTGATAGAGAAAAAAGAAGAAGAAAGAACACCGCTTCCCCCTTACACGACCGATTCCATGCTCAGAGACGCTAATGCAATACTGAAAATGAGCGCAAAGGATGCGATGCAAATAGCTCAGGAATTGTTTGAGCACGGTCTCATAACTTACCACAGAACAGATTCAACGAGAGTGAGCGAAGTTGGGCTGAGAATAGCCAAGGAGTACCTCGGAGAATATTTTACTCCGAGAGAGTGGTTTGCCGAAGGTGCGCACGAGTGTATTAGACCGACGAGAGCCATTGATAGAGACACCCTCCAGAGACTGATAAGCGAGGGAATTATCGTGGTGGAAAACTTTACGTGGAGGCACTTCGCCCTGTACGATTTAATCTTCAGAAGGTTCATGGCAAGCCAGTGCAAACCTTACAAGGTTGTGGTTGCCAAATACAGAATTAAAGCCGACGGTAAGGAGTTCGAGGAGGAGAGAATCATCAAAGCTGAGGGAAGGGCTTACGAACTTTACAAGTCAGTTTGGGTTAGAAACGAGCTGCCAACCGGAAAGATAAAGGTTGAAGCTGAGATAAGGAGAGTTCCAGCTGCTCCTCTGTACACTCAATCAGACGTCGTTGCTTTGATGAAAGAAAGAAGAATAGGACGTCCCTCAACTTATGCGACGATAGTGGACAAGCTCTTTCAGAGGAACTACATAATAGAGAAGGGAGGAAAGCTCGTTCCCACAAAGCTCGGTTACTCAGTCTATGAGTACCTGATTAACAACTACAGATCCTTCGTTTCGGAAGAGAGAACGAGGTTGCTCGAGGAGATGATGGACAAAGTCGAGAGAGGAGAAGCCGACTACTTCGAAACTTTAAAAGAAATGTATAACGAGGTAAAGCAAATTTAG
- a CDS encoding sodium:solute symporter family protein, translating into MNPAAFTIFASYLIVIAVIAYFGAKKVKTVEDFVAASGQLGFWTYVLLMVGSVFSGMSLIGVAGLAFTTGWANVWERIFGPAFAIAFGTIIIGYKMFPLKEKHKLVTIQDYLAFRYGDAKAIRIIAAIVSAITSYIYLIGQYTAIGIASEVILGIPYWLGVIMAALIVVAYVSSGGMFSTAWTTFAQSLLMILGVFLTVPLIISHAGGIEHVNSVLASMPELQKAKGLDENFMFAKYLNDPFAPANVPLAGWVYNLTLFGIAVPLGLMVAPHVVNNMLTFKKKEYTRWGPLVMYLLGFSVIFLVSLAGIAARAAWAEGRIEIPEIKFGEVGVKWSDMAYPTVASAFLPEWLFLLLLPTILAGVMSTTDRLIVTTASNITYDILAKAFGLNVNGRKFKVINAIVVFAVGISSIYFALHPQQLLAWLIWASLSLMVNCFFFPIILGLYWSGVTKNGARASMISGLLITLLTFAIHGKTLWIFGIPVYSVLPGFIASFLSGVLVSVIEKRVVARPVESPSLIRGRMAGGQ; encoded by the coding sequence TTGAACCCGGCAGCTTTCACGATCTTCGCTTCCTACTTAATCGTTATAGCGGTAATAGCTTACTTCGGTGCGAAAAAAGTTAAAACGGTGGAAGACTTCGTTGCTGCAAGCGGTCAGCTTGGCTTCTGGACGTACGTTTTGTTAATGGTGGGAAGCGTTTTCAGCGGAATGTCTCTGATAGGAGTTGCTGGCTTAGCATTCACCACTGGCTGGGCTAACGTCTGGGAGAGAATTTTCGGTCCGGCTTTCGCTATAGCTTTTGGAACGATAATTATAGGCTACAAGATGTTTCCGTTAAAGGAAAAGCACAAGCTCGTGACCATCCAAGACTACCTGGCTTTCAGGTACGGAGATGCCAAGGCGATAAGAATTATCGCCGCAATCGTTTCGGCAATCACGAGCTACATCTACCTCATAGGACAGTACACAGCTATAGGAATTGCGAGCGAAGTCATACTCGGAATACCCTACTGGCTTGGAGTGATTATGGCAGCTCTAATAGTCGTGGCGTACGTTTCCTCTGGAGGAATGTTCTCAACAGCCTGGACGACCTTCGCTCAGTCTCTATTAATGATACTCGGCGTTTTTCTAACAGTCCCTCTGATAATATCTCACGCGGGCGGAATTGAACACGTAAATTCTGTTCTCGCTTCAATGCCGGAGCTTCAGAAAGCAAAAGGATTGGACGAGAATTTCATGTTCGCAAAGTACTTGAATGACCCGTTTGCCCCAGCCAACGTTCCTTTAGCCGGATGGGTTTACAATTTAACTCTCTTCGGCATAGCAGTTCCTCTCGGCTTAATGGTAGCTCCTCACGTAGTCAACAACATGCTCACCTTCAAAAAGAAAGAGTACACGAGGTGGGGTCCGCTTGTAATGTACCTCCTCGGTTTTTCCGTGATATTTTTAGTTTCTCTCGCCGGAATCGCAGCGAGAGCTGCATGGGCTGAAGGGAGAATAGAGATTCCAGAGATAAAGTTTGGAGAGGTTGGCGTTAAGTGGTCAGACATGGCTTACCCAACTGTTGCTTCAGCCTTTCTTCCCGAGTGGCTTTTCCTTCTCCTCCTCCCGACCATTTTAGCCGGAGTTATGTCCACAACGGACAGGCTGATAGTGACGACTGCCAGCAACATAACCTACGACATTCTGGCTAAAGCTTTTGGATTGAACGTGAACGGTAGAAAGTTCAAAGTTATTAACGCAATCGTTGTTTTCGCAGTGGGAATATCTTCGATCTACTTCGCTTTGCATCCCCAGCAGCTCTTAGCTTGGCTGATATGGGCTTCTCTCTCCTTAATGGTAAACTGCTTCTTCTTTCCGATAATTCTCGGACTCTACTGGAGCGGGGTGACGAAAAACGGTGCGAGAGCGAGCATGATTTCGGGGTTACTGATAACGCTTCTAACCTTCGCGATACATGGAAAGACGCTATGGATTTTTGGAATCCCAGTTTACTCAGTCCTCCCCGGATTCATCGCAAGCTTCCTTTCAGGAGTTTTGGTGAGTGTTATCGAAAAGAGAGTTGTTGCCCGCCCTGTGGAATCCCCTTCACTAATCAGGGGACGCATGGCAGGCGGGCAATAG
- a CDS encoding KaiC domain-containing protein — MTKYYELKELESKAPKLFGIPTGTKLDEMFFKVEEEDGKFVKKPLGGIPYLAVMNITGVPDTGKSVFAEQFTVTQAAHGYKVLFVTVESPANFLYTALKQKAQAMGVDFSKVEQNVVVIDASESDELRENTRALIDTMAYAIREKKCTNVVIDSVTGLYEHKEVLARQIVRQIFNFLKKWRQTAILISQKRSSQASESAEAAGGLAVAHIVDGTIVMDKKIIETRWDVNLYGLPIGSVLRTIRIDGCRLTGHDSRTWVFEITESGLIEIIAPLSEYIKKRGRLVEE, encoded by the coding sequence ATGACGAAGTATTATGAGCTTAAAGAGCTCGAAAGCAAAGCTCCTAAGCTTTTCGGAATTCCAACGGGAACAAAGCTTGACGAAATGTTCTTTAAAGTGGAAGAGGAAGACGGAAAGTTCGTGAAAAAACCCTTAGGCGGAATTCCGTATCTGGCTGTGATGAACATTACTGGAGTTCCGGACACAGGTAAGAGCGTTTTTGCTGAGCAGTTTACGGTAACTCAGGCTGCACATGGCTACAAGGTTCTCTTCGTAACAGTGGAAAGTCCCGCCAACTTCCTTTACACAGCTTTAAAGCAAAAAGCACAGGCAATGGGTGTCGATTTTAGCAAGGTGGAGCAGAACGTCGTCGTTATCGACGCTTCAGAGAGCGACGAGCTGAGAGAGAATACGAGAGCTTTGATAGATACCATGGCTTATGCGATAAGGGAGAAGAAGTGTACGAACGTCGTTATCGACAGCGTTACGGGACTTTACGAGCATAAGGAAGTTCTCGCGAGGCAGATAGTCAGACAAATTTTCAACTTCCTGAAGAAGTGGAGGCAAACAGCCATACTAATATCTCAGAAGAGGAGTTCTCAGGCAAGCGAGAGCGCTGAAGCTGCCGGAGGTTTAGCGGTTGCCCACATAGTTGACGGAACGATAGTTATGGACAAAAAAATAATAGAAACGAGGTGGGACGTGAATCTCTATGGTCTGCCTATAGGAAGCGTTTTAAGAACGATAAGGATTGACGGATGCAGACTGACCGGACACGACTCGAGAACTTGGGTTTTTGAGATAACAGAGAGCGGATTAATAGAGATCATCGCCCCTCTGAGCGAGTACATAAAGAAGAGAGGTAGGCTTGTGGAGGAGTAA
- a CDS encoding GTPBP1 family GTP-binding protein, whose product MPNLGELVSKGERENVEFKEYLTDYHLKDSRRQSLACQMNHRILMGKGVAYYIIGISDSGEFKGIRKEELDKTIKVLEVIAKDIDAKITEKEIYEVNGGYVAVVEIRKDKPKEHITVGTAGHVDHGKSTLVGCLITGKCDDGDGLTRVYLDTLKHEIERGLSADLSFAVLGFKNGKAIRMKNPLSKTEKAWVVENSEKIVSFVDTVGHEPWLRTAIRGLIGQRIDYGLLTIAADDGIMRITKEHLGILLAMELPVIIAITKADKVSEERIKNLISEISKLLRGLGRIPYLLKSKSDAEKVSRLIAKNSFVVPIVVTSAITLAGYEILEELLYRLPKLRYEESDFLMYIDRIYKVTGVGTVVSGTIKSGEISEGDEVFVGPFSDGSFVKTKISSIEMHHYRVERAKSGDIVGLALKNVSVEDLRRGMVVTKTEPYAVREFEAEVYVFTHPTKISAGYEPVLHCETISETVIFKEMDKEYLKAGDRGKVRIRFKYNPQYIMPGQRFIFREGRSKGMGEVVRIYETES is encoded by the coding sequence ATGCCAAATCTCGGAGAGTTGGTAAGTAAGGGGGAGAGAGAAAACGTCGAGTTTAAGGAGTACCTTACGGATTATCATTTAAAAGATAGCAGAAGGCAGTCTTTAGCCTGTCAGATGAACCACCGAATTTTGATGGGGAAGGGTGTAGCCTACTACATTATAGGAATTTCCGACAGTGGAGAGTTTAAAGGAATAAGAAAGGAGGAGCTCGATAAGACGATAAAAGTTCTCGAGGTCATAGCCAAAGACATCGATGCGAAGATTACCGAAAAGGAGATTTACGAGGTGAACGGCGGATACGTTGCGGTAGTTGAAATCAGAAAGGACAAACCTAAAGAGCACATAACGGTCGGCACAGCGGGACACGTTGATCACGGCAAATCCACCCTCGTCGGCTGCTTAATCACAGGAAAATGCGACGACGGAGATGGATTAACGAGAGTGTACCTCGACACTTTGAAGCACGAAATAGAAAGAGGGTTAAGCGCAGACCTAAGCTTCGCCGTTCTGGGATTCAAAAACGGAAAAGCGATAAGGATGAAGAATCCGCTGAGCAAAACTGAAAAAGCTTGGGTTGTTGAGAATTCCGAAAAGATAGTATCCTTCGTCGACACTGTCGGGCACGAGCCTTGGCTGAGAACAGCCATAAGAGGTTTGATCGGGCAAAGGATAGATTACGGGCTGCTAACAATAGCTGCTGACGACGGCATAATGAGGATAACGAAAGAACACCTCGGAATTTTGCTTGCGATGGAGCTTCCGGTGATAATTGCGATAACCAAAGCAGATAAGGTGAGCGAAGAGAGAATAAAAAACCTGATTTCCGAAATTTCGAAGTTGCTAAGGGGATTGGGGAGAATTCCGTATCTTTTAAAGAGCAAAAGCGATGCTGAAAAAGTTTCGAGGCTCATTGCTAAGAACAGCTTCGTCGTGCCGATCGTCGTTACCTCGGCTATAACTCTCGCCGGATACGAAATACTTGAAGAGCTTCTTTACAGACTTCCAAAGCTCAGATACGAGGAGAGCGACTTTTTAATGTACATAGACAGAATTTACAAAGTTACCGGCGTTGGAACGGTTGTGAGCGGGACGATAAAATCAGGAGAGATTAGCGAAGGTGATGAAGTTTTTGTCGGACCTTTCTCAGACGGAAGCTTCGTGAAAACAAAGATTTCGAGTATAGAGATGCACCACTACAGAGTTGAAAGAGCTAAGAGCGGGGACATAGTTGGTTTGGCTTTGAAAAACGTCTCAGTCGAAGATCTCAGGAGGGGTATGGTTGTAACGAAAACCGAGCCTTACGCTGTGAGAGAATTTGAAGCTGAAGTTTACGTTTTCACGCATCCGACGAAAATTTCAGCTGGCTACGAGCCCGTTTTGCACTGCGAAACCATAAGCGAGACGGTGATATTTAAGGAGATGGATAAAGAATACCTCAAAGCCGGGGATAGGGGAAAAGTGAGGATTAGATTCAAGTACAATCCTCAGTACATTATGCCGGGACAGAGGTTCATTTTTAGGGAAGGTAGGAGCAAGGGAATGGGGGAAGTGGTGAGAATTTATGAAACTGAATCTTAA
- a CDS encoding archaeosine biosynthesis radical SAM protein RaSEA produces the protein MKAWWEKERLEDEIVDCRTIILSTAGCKWRRCKMCSYYLEANPKANSETILNEFREAYEKADVVKIFTSGSFFDDREVDKEVRRKIYEFLEKEGVKKLVVESRPEFITEEVVKEIQEAKIAIEVGIGVETSNDWIREKIINKGFTFQEFKRAASMLREAGSRVKAYLLLKPPLLSEEEAIKDAIQSVKDVESYVDVISLNLMTVHKNTLVEKLWSKKLYRPPWLWSAVEVLKKSKIETICDPVAGGKSRGPHNCYDCDPEFVEAIKSFSLTQDKSYLEEVECDCEELWEVSLKGESLARLPVFVF, from the coding sequence ATGAAGGCTTGGTGGGAAAAGGAGAGACTCGAAGACGAGATAGTGGACTGTAGAACGATAATTCTTTCCACTGCAGGCTGCAAGTGGAGAAGATGTAAGATGTGCAGTTACTACTTGGAAGCGAATCCTAAAGCGAATTCGGAGACTATTCTTAATGAATTCAGAGAGGCTTATGAGAAAGCGGACGTCGTTAAGATATTTACCTCCGGCAGCTTTTTTGACGATAGAGAAGTAGATAAAGAAGTAAGAAGAAAAATCTACGAGTTCCTCGAAAAAGAAGGCGTGAAAAAGCTCGTTGTTGAAAGCAGACCGGAGTTTATTACGGAAGAAGTCGTTAAAGAAATTCAAGAGGCTAAGATTGCTATAGAAGTTGGAATAGGCGTTGAAACGAGCAACGACTGGATTAGAGAGAAGATAATAAACAAAGGATTTACCTTTCAGGAATTTAAGAGAGCAGCTTCCATGCTTAGAGAGGCTGGAAGCAGGGTGAAAGCATACCTCCTCCTGAAACCGCCGCTTTTAAGCGAGGAGGAAGCAATTAAGGATGCGATACAATCCGTGAAAGATGTAGAAAGCTACGTGGACGTGATTTCTTTAAACCTCATGACGGTACACAAAAACACTTTAGTAGAGAAGCTTTGGAGCAAAAAACTCTACCGACCTCCTTGGTTGTGGAGCGCTGTAGAAGTGTTGAAGAAAAGCAAAATAGAGACGATATGCGATCCGGTTGCCGGAGGAAAAAGCAGAGGACCGCACAACTGCTACGACTGCGATCCCGAATTCGTTGAAGCGATAAAAAGTTTCTCTCTCACCCAGGACAAATCATATCTTGAAGAAGTTGAGTGCGACTGCGAGGAGCTTTGGGAAGTGAGCCTGAAAGGAGAGAGCTTGGCGAGATTGCCAGTGTTCGTGTTCTAA